Proteins from a genomic interval of Nematostella vectensis chromosome 5, jaNemVect1.1, whole genome shotgun sequence:
- the LOC116619098 gene encoding CST complex subunit CTC1 isoform X1 — translation MNVFLGYVLKKYGPSKSSQETLWLSEFYKSLQVFIYDKQRTSLRCDELALEVFGRISELIPSRDAADKRSLYSSLCDYSIISLKQLSSEKEICSGQLRGDTIQVTDDCFGLKPLDFKSPLILLGFLRCPPSSCGSLCLEDNTSHLPLEVIGAKVHYINKLVILPRWAFIPSPVMGNKAATNLSGYLEADVCIPVCEAPPLVYQVPWISLSTYFSQSNKKTNEINLCGKVSAISPIHSLMQSKPFFFVQLTCTESAITTSLVVQGAQHMVWHHFLHIDDVCVVTSLRETSMNKGSKNERKVLAATRHTKFINASECMERNGPKGKRERASVDRCQEEGEQSAKRQKQCDEGHKVPDSEKGVVSVPASGRTQDINARAVSPTMVCYSGVISRCVFPEAGVYELDGRIMLYIAHQPCTGFARGMRVGARVALYNFHLCKANKRVVGFGCCTLSTVRVTEFSPLVSPWKPFQPEFSPYALHGQNLSLVDYEELLQISEQLRLKFASLCRSSQLIKYTPRKQRTENLANVSVIERLLEDVNVHPTRNIYQEFLDHPHHCHPMSSRSLCLPSLLTVAELRAKADERLARVSSRSADEWSAVVANNGDLCPNTSLIGVIKSHQGFWLLYDRTGEIPVLISKPDPSFGIPGLGPHWFRDCIVKLKNFNVVTELFKDTSQVTGVHTRSYLEVQYGDIDILAQIIDEGKTKRFPLCPTRSCDRDAEITRNTRGEITCQVAGDKDSKDSCRSLANKTTCQFEKDEPATRTINGDSTSHEQTAHSLRDQVMSKVLFLVRHRENLHLRKEKNLKPFYACAVDIKIVAMATESRPSESSGSICSSSLDNNVPSASLESAGSLVYPDERPSASSEGAPSLVYPDKRPGTCSETAKSSDQSDGLYGFTVKQKSAVLLLEGESTVWHPFLSAGCFYVLEDSSQPSTIVFKPVTLSAVNVTQRMLIQTVPLRTDWMTCPSCDEVVCAMRAAIKEFDKKPLMSVYQLLSDDDDKRDAVNQQNSVAEPHLSQVSFRGRVTLREMRQSGLNRQSSRLDLPRLGAVKPSTAQSMGLGVCYLGNRNVFLRVRDLGSPNTVDVYLDLRACPYVDGVRPGAIVQFCRLLKSRSHSGNLYCSFAACSSINVEHFAPITQPCLTASPKMPIEHALTANIPHRSLHELISIQSRGSFLQTVARVRCTVTAVQKVALSWRCLRCSHVVVKNECSFGCPAAGFRFAADARCLIEDGTAEAQLLLEDDTVTSLLRLSHDELSRLQGHVMSAGDLLYQRHSYRFGAKRDPGLVTSRLAAADRLLAAHCSSILVKRHVVANCKQIQNKKATECQTSTIKVNQAELSTQVQPRLLLKGLDLIDVTPVEEIRLMLKLPR, via the exons ATGAATGTGTTTTTGGGATATGTTTTGAAGAAGTACGGACCTTCGAAGAGTTCCCAG GAGACACTTTGGTTGTCAGAATTCTACAAGAGTCTACAGGTGTTTATATATGACAAACAGAGGACGTCTCTCAGATGTGATGAGCTTGCTCTTGAAGTATTTGGGAGAATCAGTGAGCTTATTCCTTCAAGAGATGCCGCTGATAAGAGGAGCTTGTACTCTAGTCTGTGTGATTACTCCATCATTTCACTCAAGCAGTTGTCGTCTGAGAAGGAGATTTGCTCTGGCCAACTGAGAGGTGATACTATTCAAGTTACAGATGACTGCTTTG GTTTAAAACCTCTTGATTTTAAAAGTCCGTTAATTCTCCTGGGCTTTCTGAGGTGTCCACCCTCATCTTGTGGCTCTTTGTGTCTTGAGGACAATACATCACACCTACCCCTAGAG GTGATTGGTGCTAAAGTTCACTACATCAATAAACTTGTTATTTTACCAAGATGGGCATTTATTCCTTCACCAGTAATGGGCAACAAAG CAGCAACCAATTTGTCTGGCTACCTGGAGGCCGATGTCTGTATACCAGTGTGTGAGGCCCCACCCTTGGTGTATCAAGTACCTTGGATCTCATTGTCTACTTATTTTTCCCAGTCAAA taaaaagACAAATGAAATCAATTTGTGTGGCAAAGTCAGTGCTATTAGTCCAATACACAG CTTGATGCAGAGCAAGCCATTCTTCTTTGTGCAGCTGACATGCACAGAAAGCGCCATCACAACATCGCTAGTGGTCCAG GGAGCCCAACACATGGTGTGGCACCACTTTCTTCACATTGATGACGTTTGTGTGGTGACGTCACTCAGAGAAACTTCCATGAACAAG gGGAGTAAGAATGAACGGAAAGTGCTAGCTGCCACGCGTCATACCAAgttcatcaacgcatctgaatGCATGGAAAGGAATGGACCGAAGGGAAAGAGAGAGCGTGCTTCCGTGGATCGTTGTCAGGAAGAGGGG GAGCAATCTGCAAAGAGGCAGAAGCAATGCGACGAAGGACACAAAGTACCCGACAGTGAAAAGGGTGTCGTGAGCGTGCCAGCATCTGGACGGACGCAAGATATAAATGCGAGAGCCGTCAGCCCAACTATGGTGTGCTACTCG GGTGTGATCAGCCGTTGCGTTTTTCCTGAAGCCGGTGTCTACGAACTTGATGGCAGGATCAT gtTGTACATTGCTCATCAGCCGTGTACGGGATTCGCCCGCGGGATGCGGGTCGGGGCCCGCGTGGCGCTCTATAACTTTCATTTGTGTAAAGCAAACAAG CGTGTTGTGGGATTTGGCTGCTGTACGTTGAGCACTGTTCGAGTCACGGAGTTCTCTCCTCTCGTGTCTCCATGGAAG CCATTTCAGCCCGAGTTCAGCCCTTACGCCCTTCACGGACAAAACCTCAGCCTTGTAGATTATGAAGAGCTCTTACAAATTAGCGAGCAGCTCAGGCTTAAGTTTGCGTCGCTTTGCAG GTCAAGTCAGCTTATAAAATACACTCCCCGTAAACAGAG AACTGAGAATCTGGCGAATGTCAGCGTCATTGAGCGGCTGCTCGAAGACGTCAATGTCCATCCCACTCGGAACATCTACCAAGAGTTCCTCGACCATCCCCACCATTGTCACCCTATGAGTAGCAGAAGCCTTTGCCTGCCCAGTCTACTGACGGTCGCTGAACTTCGCGCCAAGGCTGATGAGAGACTTGCCCGAGTGTCCAGTCGCTCGGCTGATGAATGGAGTGCTGTAGTTGCTAACAATGGGGATTTATGTCCAAATACG TCGCTGATAGGTGTCATCAAATCGCATCAAGGGTTTTGGCTACTTTACGACAGAACAGGAGAAATACCCGTACTCATCTCCAAACCGGACCCTTCCTTTGGGATCCCTGGTCTCGGTCCGCATTGGTTCAGAGATTGCATCGTGAAACTGAAGAATTTTAATGTTGTTACTGAGTTGTTTAAAGACACTTCCCAAGTTACTGGTGTACACACTAGAAGTTATCTGGAAGTTCAGTATGGTGACATAGACATTCTAGCGCAAATCATTGATGAAGGGAAAACAAAAAGATTTCCTTTATGTCCCACGCGGTCTTGTGATAGAGACGCTGAAATCACGCGCAACACACGTGGTGAGATCACGTGTCAAGTGGCAGGAGACAAGGATTCAAAAGATTCATGTCGTTCCCTAGCTAATAAGACCACGTGTCAATTCGAAAAAGACGAGCCAGCCACGAGGACAATTAATGGAGATTCTACTTCACATGAACAAACAGCGCATTCTTTACGAGACCAAGTCATGTCTAAAGTGTTGTTCCTTGTTCGTCACCGGGAAAATCTTCATTTACGGAAGGAAAAGAACTTAAAACCCTTCTATGCCTGTGCTGTCGATATAAAGATTGTCGCAATGGCGACCGAGTCGAGACCGAGTGAATCGTCAGGCTCAATTTGCTCTTCGAGTCTTGACAATAACGTTCCGAGTGCATCTTTGGAGAGTGCTGGGTCTTTGGTCTATCCCGATGAACGTCCGAGTGCTTCTTCGGAGGGTGCTCCATCTTTGGTCTATCCCGATAAACGCCCGGGTACATGTTCGGAAACTGCCAAATCTTCGGATCAATCTGATGGCTTGTATGGCTTTACAGTAAAGCAGAAAAGTGCAGTTCTCTTGCTTGAGGGAGAGTCCACTGTATGGCACCCTTTCCTCTCCGCCGGATGCTTTTACGTCCTCGAAGACTCCTCCCAGCCCTCCACCATCGTCTTCAAGCCGGTCACTCTATCAGCGGTAAACGTTACCCAGCGCATGCTTATACAGACTGTGCCTTTGCGAACTGATTGGATGACGTGCCCGTCATGTGACGAGGTTGTTTGCGCGATGAGGGCTGCCATAAAGGAGTTTGATAAGAAGCCTTTGATGAGTGTTTATCAACTGCtcagtgatgatgacgacaagAGAGACGCAGTCAACCAGCAAAATTCCGT TGCCGAGCCTCACTTATCCCAAGTTAGCTTTAGAGGTCGCGTTACACTACGAGAGATGCGCCAGTCAGGTCTCAATCGACAGTCTTCCAGGCTTGATCTACCTCGACTTGGTGCAGTCAAACCCTCAACAGCGCAGAGCATGGGTCTAGGCGTTTGTTACCTTGGTAACCGCAACGTGTTTCTTCGCGTGAGGGATCTTGGGTCACCTAATACGGTAGATGTGTACCTTGATCTGAGGGCATGCCCGTATGTGGACGGAGTGCGGCCAG GAGCCATAGTTCAATTTTGTCGGCTGCTAAAGTCACGGTCTCATTCCGGTAATCTTTATTGCTCCTTCGCTGCCTGTTCCTCGATCAACGTAGAACACTTTGCGCCCATCACTCAACCGTGTTTAACAGCCTCCCCGAAGATGCCAATAGAGCATGCGCTGACAGCCAACATCCCACATCGATCGCTGCACGAGCTGATATCTATCCAATCCAGAGGTTCGTTCCTTCAGACTGTAGCACGCGTGCGCTGTACGGTAACCGCGGTGCAGAAAGTGGCGCTCTCTTGGCGGTGCTTACGTTGCAGTCACGTGGTTGTTAAGAATGAGTGTTCGTTTGGTTGTCCAGCCGCGGGATTTCGGTTTGCGGCTGATGCAAG ATGTCTTATTGAGGACGGTACAGCGGAGGCTCAATTGCTGCTTGAAGACGATACAGTGACGTCACTGCTGAGGTTGTCACATGATGAGTTGTCAAGGTTACAAGGTCACGTGATGAGCGCAGGAGATTTATTGTATCAGCGGCACTCGTACAGATTCGGGGCTAAA cGTGATCCCGGCTTGGTGACTTCCCGTCTTGCTGCTGCTGACCGCTTACTGGCGGCTCACTGTAGCTCCATTCTGGTTAAGAGGCATGTTGTGGCGAATTGCAAGCAGATACAGAACAAAAAAGCGACAG AATGCCAGACCAGCACAATAAAGGTCAATCAAGCAGAATTGTCAACACAAGTTCAACCGCGCCTTCTTCTGAAGGGCCTGGATCTGATTGACGTCACACCAGTTGAGGAGATACGCCTTATGCTCAAGTTGCCACGGTAA
- the LOC116619098 gene encoding CST complex subunit CTC1 isoform X2, producing the protein MNVFLGYVLKKYGPSKSSQETLWLSEFYKSLQVFIYDKQRTSLRCDELALEVFGRISELIPSRDAADKRSLYSSLCDYSIISLKQLSSEKEICSGQLRGDTIQVTDDCFGLKPLDFKSPLILLGFLRCPPSSCGSLCLEDNTSHLPLEVIGAKVHYINKLVILPRWAFIPSPVMGNKATNLSGYLEADVCIPVCEAPPLVYQVPWISLSTYFSQSNKKTNEINLCGKVSAISPIHSLMQSKPFFFVQLTCTESAITTSLVVQGAQHMVWHHFLHIDDVCVVTSLRETSMNKGSKNERKVLAATRHTKFINASECMERNGPKGKRERASVDRCQEEGEQSAKRQKQCDEGHKVPDSEKGVVSVPASGRTQDINARAVSPTMVCYSGVISRCVFPEAGVYELDGRIMLYIAHQPCTGFARGMRVGARVALYNFHLCKANKRVVGFGCCTLSTVRVTEFSPLVSPWKPFQPEFSPYALHGQNLSLVDYEELLQISEQLRLKFASLCRSSQLIKYTPRKQRTENLANVSVIERLLEDVNVHPTRNIYQEFLDHPHHCHPMSSRSLCLPSLLTVAELRAKADERLARVSSRSADEWSAVVANNGDLCPNTSLIGVIKSHQGFWLLYDRTGEIPVLISKPDPSFGIPGLGPHWFRDCIVKLKNFNVVTELFKDTSQVTGVHTRSYLEVQYGDIDILAQIIDEGKTKRFPLCPTRSCDRDAEITRNTRGEITCQVAGDKDSKDSCRSLANKTTCQFEKDEPATRTINGDSTSHEQTAHSLRDQVMSKVLFLVRHRENLHLRKEKNLKPFYACAVDIKIVAMATESRPSESSGSICSSSLDNNVPSASLESAGSLVYPDERPSASSEGAPSLVYPDKRPGTCSETAKSSDQSDGLYGFTVKQKSAVLLLEGESTVWHPFLSAGCFYVLEDSSQPSTIVFKPVTLSAVNVTQRMLIQTVPLRTDWMTCPSCDEVVCAMRAAIKEFDKKPLMSVYQLLSDDDDKRDAVNQQNSVAEPHLSQVSFRGRVTLREMRQSGLNRQSSRLDLPRLGAVKPSTAQSMGLGVCYLGNRNVFLRVRDLGSPNTVDVYLDLRACPYVDGVRPGAIVQFCRLLKSRSHSGNLYCSFAACSSINVEHFAPITQPCLTASPKMPIEHALTANIPHRSLHELISIQSRGSFLQTVARVRCTVTAVQKVALSWRCLRCSHVVVKNECSFGCPAAGFRFAADARCLIEDGTAEAQLLLEDDTVTSLLRLSHDELSRLQGHVMSAGDLLYQRHSYRFGAKRDPGLVTSRLAAADRLLAAHCSSILVKRHVVANCKQIQNKKATECQTSTIKVNQAELSTQVQPRLLLKGLDLIDVTPVEEIRLMLKLPR; encoded by the exons ATGAATGTGTTTTTGGGATATGTTTTGAAGAAGTACGGACCTTCGAAGAGTTCCCAG GAGACACTTTGGTTGTCAGAATTCTACAAGAGTCTACAGGTGTTTATATATGACAAACAGAGGACGTCTCTCAGATGTGATGAGCTTGCTCTTGAAGTATTTGGGAGAATCAGTGAGCTTATTCCTTCAAGAGATGCCGCTGATAAGAGGAGCTTGTACTCTAGTCTGTGTGATTACTCCATCATTTCACTCAAGCAGTTGTCGTCTGAGAAGGAGATTTGCTCTGGCCAACTGAGAGGTGATACTATTCAAGTTACAGATGACTGCTTTG GTTTAAAACCTCTTGATTTTAAAAGTCCGTTAATTCTCCTGGGCTTTCTGAGGTGTCCACCCTCATCTTGTGGCTCTTTGTGTCTTGAGGACAATACATCACACCTACCCCTAGAG GTGATTGGTGCTAAAGTTCACTACATCAATAAACTTGTTATTTTACCAAGATGGGCATTTATTCCTTCACCAGTAATGGGCAACAAAG CAACCAATTTGTCTGGCTACCTGGAGGCCGATGTCTGTATACCAGTGTGTGAGGCCCCACCCTTGGTGTATCAAGTACCTTGGATCTCATTGTCTACTTATTTTTCCCAGTCAAA taaaaagACAAATGAAATCAATTTGTGTGGCAAAGTCAGTGCTATTAGTCCAATACACAG CTTGATGCAGAGCAAGCCATTCTTCTTTGTGCAGCTGACATGCACAGAAAGCGCCATCACAACATCGCTAGTGGTCCAG GGAGCCCAACACATGGTGTGGCACCACTTTCTTCACATTGATGACGTTTGTGTGGTGACGTCACTCAGAGAAACTTCCATGAACAAG gGGAGTAAGAATGAACGGAAAGTGCTAGCTGCCACGCGTCATACCAAgttcatcaacgcatctgaatGCATGGAAAGGAATGGACCGAAGGGAAAGAGAGAGCGTGCTTCCGTGGATCGTTGTCAGGAAGAGGGG GAGCAATCTGCAAAGAGGCAGAAGCAATGCGACGAAGGACACAAAGTACCCGACAGTGAAAAGGGTGTCGTGAGCGTGCCAGCATCTGGACGGACGCAAGATATAAATGCGAGAGCCGTCAGCCCAACTATGGTGTGCTACTCG GGTGTGATCAGCCGTTGCGTTTTTCCTGAAGCCGGTGTCTACGAACTTGATGGCAGGATCAT gtTGTACATTGCTCATCAGCCGTGTACGGGATTCGCCCGCGGGATGCGGGTCGGGGCCCGCGTGGCGCTCTATAACTTTCATTTGTGTAAAGCAAACAAG CGTGTTGTGGGATTTGGCTGCTGTACGTTGAGCACTGTTCGAGTCACGGAGTTCTCTCCTCTCGTGTCTCCATGGAAG CCATTTCAGCCCGAGTTCAGCCCTTACGCCCTTCACGGACAAAACCTCAGCCTTGTAGATTATGAAGAGCTCTTACAAATTAGCGAGCAGCTCAGGCTTAAGTTTGCGTCGCTTTGCAG GTCAAGTCAGCTTATAAAATACACTCCCCGTAAACAGAG AACTGAGAATCTGGCGAATGTCAGCGTCATTGAGCGGCTGCTCGAAGACGTCAATGTCCATCCCACTCGGAACATCTACCAAGAGTTCCTCGACCATCCCCACCATTGTCACCCTATGAGTAGCAGAAGCCTTTGCCTGCCCAGTCTACTGACGGTCGCTGAACTTCGCGCCAAGGCTGATGAGAGACTTGCCCGAGTGTCCAGTCGCTCGGCTGATGAATGGAGTGCTGTAGTTGCTAACAATGGGGATTTATGTCCAAATACG TCGCTGATAGGTGTCATCAAATCGCATCAAGGGTTTTGGCTACTTTACGACAGAACAGGAGAAATACCCGTACTCATCTCCAAACCGGACCCTTCCTTTGGGATCCCTGGTCTCGGTCCGCATTGGTTCAGAGATTGCATCGTGAAACTGAAGAATTTTAATGTTGTTACTGAGTTGTTTAAAGACACTTCCCAAGTTACTGGTGTACACACTAGAAGTTATCTGGAAGTTCAGTATGGTGACATAGACATTCTAGCGCAAATCATTGATGAAGGGAAAACAAAAAGATTTCCTTTATGTCCCACGCGGTCTTGTGATAGAGACGCTGAAATCACGCGCAACACACGTGGTGAGATCACGTGTCAAGTGGCAGGAGACAAGGATTCAAAAGATTCATGTCGTTCCCTAGCTAATAAGACCACGTGTCAATTCGAAAAAGACGAGCCAGCCACGAGGACAATTAATGGAGATTCTACTTCACATGAACAAACAGCGCATTCTTTACGAGACCAAGTCATGTCTAAAGTGTTGTTCCTTGTTCGTCACCGGGAAAATCTTCATTTACGGAAGGAAAAGAACTTAAAACCCTTCTATGCCTGTGCTGTCGATATAAAGATTGTCGCAATGGCGACCGAGTCGAGACCGAGTGAATCGTCAGGCTCAATTTGCTCTTCGAGTCTTGACAATAACGTTCCGAGTGCATCTTTGGAGAGTGCTGGGTCTTTGGTCTATCCCGATGAACGTCCGAGTGCTTCTTCGGAGGGTGCTCCATCTTTGGTCTATCCCGATAAACGCCCGGGTACATGTTCGGAAACTGCCAAATCTTCGGATCAATCTGATGGCTTGTATGGCTTTACAGTAAAGCAGAAAAGTGCAGTTCTCTTGCTTGAGGGAGAGTCCACTGTATGGCACCCTTTCCTCTCCGCCGGATGCTTTTACGTCCTCGAAGACTCCTCCCAGCCCTCCACCATCGTCTTCAAGCCGGTCACTCTATCAGCGGTAAACGTTACCCAGCGCATGCTTATACAGACTGTGCCTTTGCGAACTGATTGGATGACGTGCCCGTCATGTGACGAGGTTGTTTGCGCGATGAGGGCTGCCATAAAGGAGTTTGATAAGAAGCCTTTGATGAGTGTTTATCAACTGCtcagtgatgatgacgacaagAGAGACGCAGTCAACCAGCAAAATTCCGT TGCCGAGCCTCACTTATCCCAAGTTAGCTTTAGAGGTCGCGTTACACTACGAGAGATGCGCCAGTCAGGTCTCAATCGACAGTCTTCCAGGCTTGATCTACCTCGACTTGGTGCAGTCAAACCCTCAACAGCGCAGAGCATGGGTCTAGGCGTTTGTTACCTTGGTAACCGCAACGTGTTTCTTCGCGTGAGGGATCTTGGGTCACCTAATACGGTAGATGTGTACCTTGATCTGAGGGCATGCCCGTATGTGGACGGAGTGCGGCCAG GAGCCATAGTTCAATTTTGTCGGCTGCTAAAGTCACGGTCTCATTCCGGTAATCTTTATTGCTCCTTCGCTGCCTGTTCCTCGATCAACGTAGAACACTTTGCGCCCATCACTCAACCGTGTTTAACAGCCTCCCCGAAGATGCCAATAGAGCATGCGCTGACAGCCAACATCCCACATCGATCGCTGCACGAGCTGATATCTATCCAATCCAGAGGTTCGTTCCTTCAGACTGTAGCACGCGTGCGCTGTACGGTAACCGCGGTGCAGAAAGTGGCGCTCTCTTGGCGGTGCTTACGTTGCAGTCACGTGGTTGTTAAGAATGAGTGTTCGTTTGGTTGTCCAGCCGCGGGATTTCGGTTTGCGGCTGATGCAAG ATGTCTTATTGAGGACGGTACAGCGGAGGCTCAATTGCTGCTTGAAGACGATACAGTGACGTCACTGCTGAGGTTGTCACATGATGAGTTGTCAAGGTTACAAGGTCACGTGATGAGCGCAGGAGATTTATTGTATCAGCGGCACTCGTACAGATTCGGGGCTAAA cGTGATCCCGGCTTGGTGACTTCCCGTCTTGCTGCTGCTGACCGCTTACTGGCGGCTCACTGTAGCTCCATTCTGGTTAAGAGGCATGTTGTGGCGAATTGCAAGCAGATACAGAACAAAAAAGCGACAG AATGCCAGACCAGCACAATAAAGGTCAATCAAGCAGAATTGTCAACACAAGTTCAACCGCGCCTTCTTCTGAAGGGCCTGGATCTGATTGACGTCACACCAGTTGAGGAGATACGCCTTATGCTCAAGTTGCCACGGTAA